Part of the Gemmatimonadota bacterium genome, GTCCATCCTCCCCATCCCCGTGCCGAGCGCATGGATCTAGACGTGGTGCTCGCGGCGGTCCGGAGCATCGAGCCCGAGGCGGAGCCCACCTCCGTCACCATACGTCCCGATCCGACCGAGGCGTACGTCGTGCGATACGGTCGTGCGAAAACCGTCTTCGTCGACCCCTATTCAGGGGATGTCCGGGGCGAAGGCAATATCGCCGTCCGTAATTTCCTCCGGGAAATCATGTACTGGCACCGCTGGTTCGGCGCGGAAGGCGAAAACAGGGCGGTCGCCCGCGCGGTCACAGGCGCCTGCAACCTGGCGTTCTGCCTGCTGACCATCACGGGGCTGTACATCTGGTGGCCCCGCAAGTGGACCCTGGCGGCGTTCAAGGCCGTCTTTGTCCCGAACTTCAAGACGCGCGGAAAGAGCCGGGATTTCAACTGGCACAATTCCTTCGGCATCTGGTGCCTTCCAGCCCTTTTCCTGATCTCGCTGAGCGGGGTGGTCATCTCCTATCGTTGGGCCGGTGACCTGGTCTACGCGCTCACGGGTACGGAACCCCCTCAACGGGCTGTGCAATCCGCATCGGAACCGGCAACGCCCGGGGACGAATCCGCACCGTTGCCAGCCGCTCCCTCCGAATCCTTTCTGGCCGCGGCACGAAAGCAGGTGCCGGAATGGGCGTACATCACGCTGAACCTGCCGAAGGAAGGCGCGGAAACCACCACGCTGAACGTATCTGAAATGGATAACCGCATACCGCTGACCCGCTCCACCCTTACCGTGTCCACGACAGATGCAGGGATAGTCGAATGGGTACCTTTCACCAGCCTGAACATGGGACGACAGATCCGCACCTGGCTGCGTTGGATCCATACGGGTGAAGCGGCAGGATGGTTCGGCCAGCTCATCGCGGGCGTGGCCTCCGCCGGAGGCGTGGTCCTGGTCTGGACGGGGCTCTCGTTGGCATGGAGACGTTTCCGAAGATTCAACAAAACACGGCAAGACAGGACATTCACGACAAAGGATATACCAGGAGAATCCGATGAAGAACCAAAGCTTGCTCGCACAGGATGAGGAAAACCAGACGCGGGTGTATTCGTGCCATTCCGGGCATATCCACGTCATCTACCGGCGCATCAATATCGCCCTGTCGACGGGTGAATTCCGCGAACTCCTGGACTGCGTCGTACAGACCTTCGAGTACATTCAGAAACAAAGCCCGGAGCGTATGGAATCGAAACACATCGACGTGACGTTCGACGACACGGTCGTAAAAATGCCCCTGCCCGGCTTCAGGACGTTCGTACAAGTCCTCAGACGGGCGATGACCAGTTTCCAGAGACTATCGGGTGTATACAACAAGCCCTCCGGAGTGGAAGCGGAATACATAGCCAACGGCAAGCTCATTCCGTTTGCACCCTGCAGGTACAACCAATTGAATTGACTGGTCGGCCTGGAAAGCCTGCCCGCATCGCTTTTTATTCCCTTTTAGCATGTATTGCGTTATATTTGGTCTGATCCGGGCGTGACGGTTTCCCGGTCCTATAGCGACACCGTTTCCATGCCAGAACGCTCCATGGACATGACCGAAACTACCGATACATTCACGGCGCGTGAATCCGCGTTCGACGTACTCCTCGTCGGCAACCCGAATACCGGCAAGACGTCCGTATTCAATTCTCTGACCGGGCTCCGGCAGAAAACGGGCAACTATCCCGGCGTGACCGTGGAGAAGAAGACGGGCATCGTGGCGGGGCCGGACGGCGGCACGCTTCGTCTCCACGACATGCCCGGAATGTACAGCCTTACCCCGAAGTCTCTCGACGATTCCATCGCACGGGAGGTGCTGATCGGGGAAGCGGACGAGAACCTGGACATCCGGCTCATCGTGGTTGTTGCGGACGCCTCGAATCTCAACAGGAACCTCTACCTGGTTACCCAGCTCATCGACCTCGGCATCCCCGTCGCCGTGGCCATGAACATGATGGACAACGCCGTCAGCAGCGGCGTCCACATCGATCTGGACGCACTCTCCGATCAACTGAAGGTCCCGATCGTACCCGTAATCGCTTCACGTCAACAGGGAATAGACGAGTTGCGACAGATGATGTTCGACCAGATCGGTCCGGGGGGATCGGAAACGCGGCCAGCCGGATCGCCGGAAGAGGCTGCGCAGGGATCGATCGGACCCGCCTCGGGTCCGGCCAGGGTTTCTTTCGCCGAACGGTTTCCGCGGCGGCGTCTGCTGGGCGGCCTGCTCGACGAAGCGCTCTCTCCCGCTGCGGCCTGGTTCGGAGCACACACGAAACTGAACGAGGTAGCGCAGACTTCGGAAGCACTGCGGGTGACTTCGAGCGACCAGGCGCTGCAGACGTGGATGGAAGGCCGCCAGGACGCCTCCTGCAGAGACGACCTGAAACGCATCGTGGAGCAGGTGCGGGGCAGGCTGGACGAGATACAGGTGCCCTGGCGGATGCTGGAGACCATTCTGCGGTATGACCAGATCGACGAGCTCTATTCCAAGGTCGTGCGGGAGGAACGAGATACCCAGGCCAGGCCAAGCGTCCGGCTGGACCGCGTGTTCACCCACCGGGTGGCCGGCCCCGCCATCGTACTGATCGTGTTCGCACTGGTCTTCCAGTCCATCTTCTCCTGGGCAGAAACGCCCATGACGCTCATCGAGGACGGAGTCGGCGCCCTGGGCGCCTTCGTCTACCAGTTTCTGCCGGAAGGCCTGTTGCGCAACCTGCTCGTGGACGGCGTCATTGCCGGGGTGGGCGCCGTGCTGGTCTTTCTCCCCCAGATCCTCTTTCTCTTCTTCTTCCTGGCTCTGCTCGAAGATACGGGCTACATGGCCCGCGTAGCCTTTATCATGGACCGTTTCATGAAGAGCATGGGACTGTCGGGCCATTCGGTCATGCCGCTGCTTTCGTCCTTTGCCTGCGCGATACCGGGCATCATGGCGACGCGGACGATCTCGAACTGGAAGGACCGCCTGATCACGATCATGATCGCGCCGCTGATGAGCTGCAGCGCCCGCCTGCCCGTATACATCCTGCTGATCGGCGCCTTCTTCCCGTCCATGACGATTTTGGGCGTATTCACGCTGCAGGGCCTCATGCTGTTCACCATGTACATCTTCGGGATTGTCGTCGCTATCGCCGCGGCGCTGGTGTTCAAGCGGTTTTTCATGAGGGACGCCGTTCCCACGAGTTTCGTCATGGAACTGCCGCCCTACCGGCTGCCCTCCCTCAAGTGGGTTTTGCTGCAAATGTTCGAACGGGCGAAGGTCTTCGTGACGGAGGCGGGCCAGATCATACTGGCCATATCGGTCGTCCTCTGGTTCCTCGCCTCGTACCCGCAACCCGACGACTACGATACCATGTCGTCCAGGTCGCGCATACAACAGAGTTACGCCGGCCAGCTCGGCCAGCTGATCGAACCGGCCATCGAGCCCCTCGGGTTCGACTGGAAGGTGGGTATCGGCCTCATCACGTCCTTCGTCGCCAGGGAAGTGCTGGTCAGCACCATGGCCACGATCTACAACGTGGAGGAGGCCGACGAGACCTCGGTCGATCTCCGAACGTCGCTCCAGAACGAGGTGGATCCGGAAACGGGCGAGCGGGTATACACACCGCTTGTGGCGGTCGCCCTCATGGTGTTCTTCGCCCTGGCCTGCCAGTGCATGGCCACGGTCGCCATCGTGAAGCGGGAGACCAGCAGTTGGCGATGGCCCATCGTCATGATCGCGTACATGACCGCCCTGGCCTATATCGGATCTTTCGTTGTCTACCAGGGAGGATTGCTCCTGGGATACGGGTAGCTGCCATCGGATCGTTTGGCATTTAACCGTTCCGTCGTTATCTTGTCATCATGGATCTTCAAACCCTGATCGTTGCCATAACCGTTGGAATCGCGGCCGCGTTTGTCGTTCGCACCTTCACGCGGCAGTTCACGTCCCGGGGCCGGAAGGGATGCGCAAGCTGCAGCCACGGCGGCTCGGGCGGCCAGCCAGGCGCATCGCGGGATGGCGATCTGATACAGGTGGAATCGATCCGGGAATAGCTTCAGTCCACAAACGCAGATCGACACCAGACCACATGTCCGTACTCGATACAATCCGGAACAGACGGTCGATTTACGAATTCAGGACGGAACCGGTCCCCCGGGAAGTGATCGCCCGTGTGCTCGAAACGGCCGTGTGGGCGCCGAACCACAAGCTGACGGAACCCTGGCGCTTCCTGGTCGTCACGGGGAAGACCAAGGAGGCCCTGGCGACCATCTACTGCAAGATCCAGCGTGAAAAAACGAAGTCGGACGACTCCGGTATCCTGCGGAAGGCCACTGAAAAGGGTTATGCCAAGATCATGTCCAAGCCCGCCGTCATCGGCGTGGTCTGCAAGAAGGACGAGGACGCCTTCCGCGCGCGCGAGGACTATGCCGCCACCTGCTGCGCTATTCACAACATCGCGCTGGCCGCCTGGGAAGAGGGCATCGGCATGCAGTGGAGCACGGGAGGGCTTATCCGGGATCCCGAGACGCTGGAACTGCTGAAAATCGATTCACGTGAAGAAGAAATCATCGGATTCCTCTACACAGGTTATCCGGCGCAGGTCCCCGCCCAGAAAAGAATACCCGCCGCCGAACGAACCGAATGGTTCGGCTGACGCATCCATAGACTTCTTCCATAGGACAAATACGCAACCTCGAAACACCCTGGAGCCGCCATGTCCGTAGTTTCCGAAGTTCGATTCGCATCGGGATTCCACTGGGAAGACTACATGCGGAACAGCGAGAAGAATCTCGAAAGGTTCAATGAAAATTACGAGAAAGCAAACCTGGATCCGGAGGATGCGCGGTTCCTCGCCTCCATCACGACGCCCTTGAAGGTGCTCATCCTCGCGGAGGACTGGTGCGGCGACGTGGTGCAAAGCCTTCCACCCATCGTCCGCATGTTGGAGCAGAGCCCGGCCATCGCGTACCGGATCTTCCGCAGGGACGAGAACCTGGACATCATGGACCGGTATCTCACTGACGGTTCCAGGGCCATTCCCTATCTCGTCTTTATGGACGACGGCCTGAACGAGGTGGCCCGGTGGGGACCACGCCCGGACGAATGCCAGGCGATCATGCGGGACAACAAGGGCAGGATCCCCATGGAAGACATCTACCCCCGCATCCGTTCCTGGTACAGGCAACACGGGAACGGCCCGCTCGTGACGGAAATCCGGGGCGTCCTCGAACGAATCAAGCGGACCGCATGATCCTTCCATGGCCGAAACCGTCACGGAAATCAAGCACAACACTGGCAAGCCCGACCAGTCCTTCTCGTGCCGCCTGCTCTACCACGGGGGCAGCCGCATGGTGATTTCCTACCGGTCCACCCGGGAATACCGGCAGGGGGACATCCGGATTCCCCCGGGCACGCTGACCCTGGCCTATTACGAAGAAGGACTGCCCCACATCCTGTGGAAGATGATCGGACCGGACGGAAGCCTCGTCGGGCACTACGTACACCTCTGCGACCGGGTACGGATCGGACCGGACCACGTTGAGTATGACGACCAGTTGCTTGACCTGTGGTTCTTTCCGGACGGCGGCTGCCGCGTGCTGGACGAGGACGAACTGCGGCAGGCCGCTGACAACGGACTGATCGAACCTGATACGGCGGATCGCGTAAGGACAACTGCCGGGGATGTCGTGCGCCGTATCCACACGATCACGGCGGATTTCGACGCGCTGCTCGACAGCCGCGGACTTGCTCAGCACGCCAGCTAGCTCCCTGTATACACCATACACGCCAGCCGTTCCAAGGAGCGTTGCGGCCGGTTTTCGTCCACCGTAATCTACTTGACAGACAACGGTTTTTTTCGTAAGTTCAAAGTACCGGAAATACGGTGAAACAGATGCCTGTCCGACGCAGTGGAAACAGGTGGTCGAATCTCACCGTACAAGTTCAACCTGCCAATTTATGCCATCATTGAAAAACACGGTTACGCATCGCTTATCGGCTAAGGGCATCGATCCCCTCGCGCTCTACGGCCAGTACGATTCCAGGCTGCGCGCCATAGAGAGTGAATTCGACGCCAAAATCACCGCCCGGGGCGAAGAAGTCGTGATCACGGGCAAAGCGGAAGAAGTCAGGCAGATCACCAATGTGCTGCGCGAGATGATCAAGTCTGTCCAGCAGGGCCGAACGCGCGAAGTGGACGATATCATCCGGGCAACCAGGACCGAAAAGAAAAACGGTGAAGAATCCGGCTCGTACTCCGGTGAATCGATCGAAGTGCTGTCCCGGCGGGAACGGATCCGGGCGCGGAGTCCCAACCAGCAGGAGTACGTGGACCAGGTCCGGAAATGCGATATCGTGTTTTCCATCGGGCCCGCCGGTACGGGTAAGACCTACCTGGCGGTAGCCATGGCCATCTCGGCCCTACGCAGGGGAGAGGTCGATCGGATCGTATTGGCGCGGCCGGCCGTGGAAGCGGGCGAAAGCCTCGGGTTTCTTCCCGGCGATCCGAGGGAAAAGGTCGACCCGTACCTCAAGCCCCTCTATGACGCGCTGCACGACATGATCCCGAACCACAAGGCCGGACGTCTCATCGAAGACGGGACCATCGAGATCATTGCCATGGCGTATATGCGAGGCCGTACGCTGAACAACGCCTTCGTGATCCTCGACGAGGCCCAGAACACGACGACGGCGCAGATGAAGATGTTCCTGACCCGCCTGGGCGCCAATTCCAAGGCGATCATCACCGGCGATATCACCCAGATCGATCTGCCCGAGGACAAGGTTTCCGGACTGGTTCACGTCCAGGAGGTGCTGGCGGACATCCGGGGCATCGCCTTCGTATACCTGACGGATAAGGACGTGGTCAGGCACCGGCTCGTTCAGGACATCATCAAGGCCTATGAACGGCATGAGAACCCCTAAGTCCGTTTGCTTTCATCTTGACTGTTGAAATCGAAACCACCCTGCCCGCGCTGGACGTGCCGCGCGAGGCGCTCTGCAGTGCCGTTTGCCGGGTACTTCAGGGGGAAGGCCGAGACCATGCGGCCGTGACCGTGGTACTGGTCGACGACCCCTACATCCGGCGGTTGAATCACAAGTATCGCCATCTGGATCGCGCGACGGACGTGCTGTCGTTCAACCTGGACGACGGTACCGGGCTCGACAGGGAAGCACTGGGCGACGTGTACATTTCCGTCGACCGGGCCCGGGACCAGGCCGGCCGTTATCATGTGTCCCTGGACGACGAGTTGCACCGGCTCGTGGTTCACGGGTGTCTGCACCTGCTGGGCTATGACCACCACAACGCTTCGGAACGCAAAGTGATGCGGGAGAAGGAGCGGGTCTACTCGGCGGCCGAGGACGCCGGCGGGAATTCGGATGGTCACATAGGAGAAAAGCGTCGTGGATGACGACATTCCCCTATTGGTCGAATGGCTGATCCTGACCGGCTGTACTATTTACGCCATGCTCCTGACCGGAGCGGAATCCGCGTTTTCCAGCCTGCCCAAAACCACGCTTCAGGAACTCAAGGCCGCCCACGAAGGCGGACAATCCAGCCGCGTTACCCGGTGGCTCGACAACCAGGAACGCCTGTTTACCACCCTGCTCATCGGAAAAACCATCACCACGGCCGGCGTCGTCATCTCCGTGGTGGCCCTGGCCCTGACGCCGCCGCTTACCGACTCCTTCGGCTCGACCCTCACGCTGACTATCTCCGGACTGTTCGCCATCGGGCTGTTGCTGGTCCTGATCGAGTGGCTTCCGCGACTCCTCGTGTCCCGGTACTCCGACCTGACCGTTCGCGTTTCCGCCGTACTGGTCCTCGTCAGCTACTGGCTGTTCTGGCCGCTGATCACGCCGCTGCTCGTGCTGAACCTGCGCATGGCGCGCGCGGGACTCTTCAGCAGCGGCCGCAATCCCTACTGGCTCGACGACGAACTGCACCGGGTACTCGAACTCGAAGAGACCCGCGAACTGAAGCCCGACGACAAGGAGATGATCAGCAGCATCATCGAAATGCACGACACCAGCGTACGGGAAGTGATGGTGCCGCGGGTCGACATGGTGTGCGCGGAAAAATCCCGTCCCATTCCGGAACTGCTCGAGCTCATCCGCGAGATGGGCCATTCGAGGATTCCGATCTACGGCGATTCCGTCGACGATATCGTGGGGGTGGCCTACGCCAAAGACCTGCTTCAGCTAAGCGACGATCCTGAAGGAGAGAAGGAGCTGGAAGACCTGCTTCGCCCGCCCTACGTCGTGCCGGAAACCAAAAAAGCCGCCGAGCTGCTGAAGGAGTTCCAGCAGGAAAAGATCCACCTGGCCATCGTCGTGGACGAACACGGGACGACCGCGGGCCTGGTGACCCTGGAAGACCTGCTCGAGGAGATCGTGGGGGAGATCCAGGACGAATACGACGACGAGGATCCGATGTACGAGGCGCTGTCGGGCGGCTCGTTCCTCGTCCACGCCCGGCTCAATATAGATACGCTGAACGACATCCTCGACCTGGATATCACGCCGGACGGTTTCGAGACCGTCGGCGGCCTGGTTTTCAACGAACTCGGCCGGGTGCCCGAACCCGGCGAGGCCGTGCCGTTCCGGAATTTCCGGATCGTGGTGCGCGAGGTGGAGGGACAGCGGATCATCAAGGCGGTGGTCAGCCGCCTGCAGCCTCGATCCGAAGAAGGCGGGACCGATTCGATGGAGGACCGGGTGGCGTAGCATCTGCCGGATGTCTCTCGGGCGGGCGGGCCGACCCGGCATGCGTCCATCGGGTTCGTCACGTATCACGTATACACCCTTATCCCCCGCCACGACGGGAGTCCATGGATGGCCGCGGACCGCCCCAACATCATCCTCATCATGACCGACCAGCAGCGGGTCGATACGATCCGCGGCTGGGACAATCCCCACATGATCACCCCGGCCCACGACAGGCTGGCCGCCGAAGGGGTTTCCTTCCGGGAGGCCTACTGTCCGGGCGCCACCTGCGTGGCCTCGCGGGCCGCCGTCTTCACCGGCATGTACCCCCATAACACGGGCGTCTACAGTTTCCAGCCCTGGGGAGGCCACCGCAACTGGGTGCAGGACCTGGCTGAGGCCGGCTACTGGTGCGCCAGCGTTGGCAAGATGCATTTCATGCCCAGAGACATCCCCGGCGGGTTTCACGAGCGGATCGTCGTCGAAAACCCGACCAGCATGAGCCTGGCCGGCGGCGGCGCGGACGACGACTGGGGCCGCTACATGACCTTCCACGGCGTGGAACGGCCCAACGACCGCCACCTGACGGACCCCGACTGGTGGACCAGGCTGCAGGGCGTGCCGTGGCACGAGGAAGAGCGGTTCCACAGCGACGTCTTCATTGGAAACTCGGCCCTCAACTGGATCCGCAGCCACCGCGGCGACAGGCCCTTCTTCCTCGAAATCGGATTTACGGGTCCCCACGAACCCTGGGACCCGCTCCCCCGTCACCTGAGCCTGTACGACGATGTCGAGATACCCATGCCGGTAACCCGGGAGAACGAACTGGCGGAAAAGCCGCCCCAGCAGGAAGCGCTGAAGAAGATGTTCTCCACGGCCGGCCACGAGTCCGGCATCAACATGTACCTGGCCAACGATGAACGCATCGACCGCATGCGCCGGCACTACTACGCCAAGGTGACTACGGTGGACGAGAAGATGGGGGAAATCCTGGACGCCCTGGAGGAAAGGGGCTACCTGGACAACGCCCTGGTCATCTTCTGCTCGGACCACGGCGAGAACCTGGGCGACCACGCCCTGGCCTACAAGTGGCTGATGTACGACACCATCACCCACATCCCCCTCATCATCCGCTACCCGGACCGCCGGCGCCGGGGCGACCACGTAAGCGACCTGGTCTCCCTCATGGACCTGGGTCCCACCATCCTCGAGGCGGCCGGCGTGCCGGTCCCCACCTACTTGGAAGGGCGGTCCTTACAGCCCTATGCCGACCCGGACTCCTCCGTCACGCCGCGGGACTACGTCTTCTGCGAGGACAACTACCAGATCATGATGCGCAGCCCGGTCCACAAGATGGTATACTACATTGGCCAGGAGGAGGGCGAGCTATACGACCTGGTGGCCGATCCCGGGGAGCTGTGGAACCGGTGGTCCGACAGCCGCTACGGGGCAGTCAAGGCCAGGATGAAAGAAGACCTGCTGGAGTGGCTGGCGGCCAGCAACTACTGGCACGCCGGTTACAAGCGGGATCGCTCCGCGCAGTATGCCGTGCGCTGGCCCACCGACGACAACGTCAACCTCCAGGGCCCGCCCGCGGAGGATGCGGAGAAGCCGGGGTTTTAGTCCCTTCATCCCCGGACCACGATAAATTCAACCGTCTTCTTATCCGTCCGCTCCGAGTGTAGATCCGTGACGGTCAGGGTCAGCGTGTACGTACCGGGCTCCAGGTCCTCCGTTACGATCGACGTGTACCCGTAGTCGTCCGCCGACGTACCGCCGTCTTCGAAGGCCACGTAGGTCGATTGTTCATCGGATCGCTGGCTGACCAGACGTCCCAGCGCGGTGAGGAATCTCAGGAGGACATTGCGCCCGGGTTCCCTTGCGGCGATTTCCAACTCCGAACGAAAACTCGTTCTGCCCGCGGCATCTCGCGTCAGGTTGTAGATCTCGTAATAGAGGAAAACCGGCGTCGAAGGAGCATAAAGTCGTGCGGGGTGAGGCGTGATATGCAGGCCGTTCCGCACGAGCAGACCCGTACCTTCCGTGGGAACGATGGACGCGGCGAGCTTGATGTCACTCAACAAAACCCGGTCTGCATTGTAGTCCGAGATATCGAGCGGCGCCGTATAGATGCCGAACTTCCGCGAAAGCGAATCCCGAAGAGCTACCGCGGACCGATAGGCTCCGGGCGGCGCACGGAACCGGAAAGCACCCGTACTGAGCTGCAGTTTTTCCTGCTCGGATGCGGGGCGGCGCAAGGGTCCCATTTGAAAAGGTGTGCCCTGAACAAAATTGAAGTCCTGGTCCTGGAGGGCGATCCGACCTGACAGCCAGGTTCGTTCGCCAAGGCCGTCAGCCACGTTTCCCAACTGGGCTGAAGGAACGCTGTAAGCCACTTCGACGTCGGCCTGATCTCCGGTTCCCTTGAAAGAAGCCATCTGATATACGAAGTTGAGCGGATCTCCGCCGTAATCGTGGCGATGGAATTCGGGCACTTTTCTGATCAGTTCCTCGGCCTGTTTTCGCGGCGTATTCAGGAAGTTGTACGCGAGCCGGTTCGTCGTGCCGAAATTGGTCGCCCGATCAGGCAGGTCAATCACCTGAAGCGGGTGGTCGAAAACCATTGAATTACGCTGGTCGGTGAAGAATATCTCCAGGCCGAAGGGGACATAGACCCAGCTTTCGGTAGGGAAAGCCACCGACTTGGTCGCGCGGCCGGCCCTTGCGCTGAATTCGCCGAAATCCTGATTGGGAGCCCCGGTGTTTACTTCCATGTTGACGCGTTGCCGGCTGACATCGCGGATCATGTCCACGTCCCGGTTCCCCGTGGGGAATATCGCGTTCACCACGTCCTCCCCCGATTTCAAAATGAAATGCTGCCGGTCGTCCGGATGACCGAAGCGAACATAGATCTCGCCGCGGCGGTCCCAGGGATCCTTGCCTTTTGAAAAGTGCAGCCTGGAAAATATCATCCTCCGGTAATGTTCCACCAGACGTTCGTTGATCCGGGTTGTGGGATCAGGATCGCGGGCCGCCCAGTAGGTCCTCCACAGCTTCTCCCTTTCCTGCACCGACGCTTCGCGGTATGCTTTGGCTTCGTCCGGCGACGCCACACCGGAAAGATCCCTGTAGAGGGCGACCTTTTCGGGATCGATATCCGACAGGACCGCCACGTACCGCCTCATGGCGTGGTACGCGCGTTCGTGCTGGTCCCGGGCATGATAGTGGTAGGCTTCGAGTTGTCCCGACAGCCCTGCGACAAGTGGATTGGCCTGGACACCCTGCGACTCGGCGACCTGTTGCAGCAACGCGTATCCCCGGTGAAAGTCCTTTAACTGTATCGCGCAGAAGGCCAGGCGGTAGAGCGCGTCGTCGTGCTCCGGATTCACGGAGGCCTGCCTGAAGTACCAGTCCAATGCGGTTTCGGGCTCGTCCCTGTCCGCTTCGTAGGCGAACCCCAGTCGAAAGTAAGCGTCCGGATGCTCCGGATTCAACTCGACGGCGCGCCGGTAAGACTCGTCCCGGATCTTTAATTCCCTCTCGGCCGCCCGTGGCCGGAACGTCGCCAGCCTGATCCTTCCATACGTGCGTCCTCGGTAGTAGTAAACATCCGCGTTATCCGGCACCAGTTTCCCTGCATCGTCCAAGACCTCTCTCGCGTCATTCTTCTTGTCTTTGAGGATGTATACGCGGGCCAGTTGGATGAGGCTTTCAACGGATGCGCTGTCGATCTTCAGCGCCTCCTTTACCGCCTTCTCGGCCTCGTCATACCTGCTCTGCGCGTCCAGGACCCGGCTCAGCCAGTAGTGGGCATCCGCGGATCCGGGCTGTTTATCCAGCAGGTCCCGCAGCGTGGCTTCCGCCCGTTCATAGTCACCCGCGCCAAACTGTTCCCTGGCCCGTTCCATCGGGGCCTCGCTCTCCTGTGCCGCTACAGCGCCAGGCAACATACCGCCGAGCATGAGGCCCAGAAACAGGGAAACCGTTCTCAGGTTCGTCATGAATCCGCCGTCCTCGAGCAGTCGAGATGAGTGTAGGAATTGAGTGCCGGGCCTAGTTCCTGTCCGTGGAGAATTCCGCAACCCGATCGTTGGTCACGACAAACACCTTGGTCCGCGCGGCGGTTTGACCGGAATGCAGGTCTTTGACGCGAACCGTCATTTCATAGGCGCCGGTGGGGGTGGCGCCCGTGTCGATGGAAGTGTAACTGTACTCGTCCGGGCGGTTGCCTTCGTTCTCGAATACGATGAGTACGGACTGTTCGCTGTCGGACCGCCGCACCAGCCGGTCTATCCCCTTCAGAACACGCCAGAAGAGGTTCCGCGGCCGGTCTTTGTGTTTCACTTCCAGCTCCACCTGGTACGAAGACCGCCCCGATTCATCCAGGGCAAGATTGTATATCTCGTAGTAGAAATGAACGGGGTCTGTGCGCTGGTAGAGGCGTGCCGGATTGGGTACGATTTCAAGCCCGTTGCGTATGAAGGGGCCGTCGGCCGAATCGGCCGGTGCGATGGAGACGGCCAGCTTGATATCGCTCAGCATCAACGCGGCGCCTGTGTACCCGGGAACGGTGTACTCCTGTTCGAATATTCCAATGCGCCGGGTGGCTTCGTCCCGGATCTCTATGGCGGCGCGGTAGCGGCCAGCAGGCGACTCCATGTCCATCATGCCCGTGTGCAGTTCGATGCCCACCTCCTTAGCCGAAACGGATACGGGTGGTCGATCGATGGGTCCGATACGCCTGGAGGTCTGGGCTACGCGGTTGTAATCCTTATCCTGAAACACCATATGGCTGTCCAACCACGTGCGCATGCCCTTCCCGTCCTCCGCCGTTTCCAGCTGTTCGGCCGGAACCATATAGGAGATCTCTACTTCGGCCAGGTCGTCGTCCCCCTTATAGGATACGATGTCGTACATGAATCGCAGCGGCCCGCCGCCGTAGTCGAACGCATAAGACTCCGGCGTCTTTTTCATCAGCTCGGCCGCGATGCGCCGGGGATGATACTTGTCCTGGACGACGGCTTCCGTGATGTTCGTCTCGTGCACTTGCAGCGGATAGTCATACTTCCCGACCCCTACCTGATCGACGAAAAACAGTTCGAGGTCGTGCTCGAGGTATACCCAGCTCTCGGCGAGGA contains:
- the ybeY gene encoding rRNA maturation RNase YbeY; protein product: MTVEIETTLPALDVPREALCSAVCRVLQGEGRDHAAVTVVLVDDPYIRRLNHKYRHLDRATDVLSFNLDDGTGLDREALGDVYISVDRARDQAGRYHVSLDDELHRLVVHGCLHLLGYDHHNASERKVMREKERVYSAAEDAGGNSDGHIGEKRRG
- a CDS encoding hemolysin family protein, coding for MDDDIPLLVEWLILTGCTIYAMLLTGAESAFSSLPKTTLQELKAAHEGGQSSRVTRWLDNQERLFTTLLIGKTITTAGVVISVVALALTPPLTDSFGSTLTLTISGLFAIGLLLVLIEWLPRLLVSRYSDLTVRVSAVLVLVSYWLFWPLITPLLVLNLRMARAGLFSSGRNPYWLDDELHRVLELEETRELKPDDKEMISSIIEMHDTSVREVMVPRVDMVCAEKSRPIPELLELIREMGHSRIPIYGDSVDDIVGVAYAKDLLQLSDDPEGEKELEDLLRPPYVVPETKKAAELLKEFQQEKIHLAIVVDEHGTTAGLVTLEDLLEEIVGEIQDEYDDEDPMYEALSGGSFLVHARLNIDTLNDILDLDITPDGFETVGGLVFNELGRVPEPGEAVPFRNFRIVVREVEGQRIIKAVVSRLQPRSEEGGTDSMEDRVA
- a CDS encoding sulfatase-like hydrolase/transferase, whose protein sequence is MAADRPNIILIMTDQQRVDTIRGWDNPHMITPAHDRLAAEGVSFREAYCPGATCVASRAAVFTGMYPHNTGVYSFQPWGGHRNWVQDLAEAGYWCASVGKMHFMPRDIPGGFHERIVVENPTSMSLAGGGADDDWGRYMTFHGVERPNDRHLTDPDWWTRLQGVPWHEEERFHSDVFIGNSALNWIRSHRGDRPFFLEIGFTGPHEPWDPLPRHLSLYDDVEIPMPVTRENELAEKPPQQEALKKMFSTAGHESGINMYLANDERIDRMRRHYYAKVTTVDEKMGEILDALEERGYLDNALVIFCSDHGENLGDHALAYKWLMYDTITHIPLIIRYPDRRRRGDHVSDLVSLMDLGPTILEAAGVPVPTYLEGRSLQPYADPDSSVTPRDYVFCEDNYQIMMRSPVHKMVYYIGQEEGELYDLVADPGELWNRWSDSRYGAVKARMKEDLLEWLAASNYWHAGYKRDRSAQYAVRWPTDDNVNLQGPPAEDAEKPGF
- a CDS encoding tetratricopeptide repeat protein, with translation MTNLRTVSLFLGLMLGGMLPGAVAAQESEAPMERAREQFGAGDYERAEATLRDLLDKQPGSADAHYWLSRVLDAQSRYDEAEKAVKEALKIDSASVESLIQLARVYILKDKKNDAREVLDDAGKLVPDNADVYYYRGRTYGRIRLATFRPRAAERELKIRDESYRRAVELNPEHPDAYFRLGFAYEADRDEPETALDWYFRQASVNPEHDDALYRLAFCAIQLKDFHRGYALLQQVAESQGVQANPLVAGLSGQLEAYHYHARDQHERAYHAMRRYVAVLSDIDPEKVALYRDLSGVASPDEAKAYREASVQEREKLWRTYWAARDPDPTTRINERLVEHYRRMIFSRLHFSKGKDPWDRRGEIYVRFGHPDDRQHFILKSGEDVVNAIFPTGNRDVDMIRDVSRQRVNMEVNTGAPNQDFGEFSARAGRATKSVAFPTESWVYVPFGLEIFFTDQRNSMVFDHPLQVIDLPDRATNFGTTNRLAYNFLNTPRKQAEELIRKVPEFHRHDYGGDPLNFVYQMASFKGTGDQADVEVAYSVPSAQLGNVADGLGERTWLSGRIALQDQDFNFVQGTPFQMGPLRRPASEQEKLQLSTGAFRFRAPPGAYRSAVALRDSLSRKFGIYTAPLDISDYNADRVLLSDIKLAASIVPTEGTGLLVRNGLHITPHPARLYAPSTPVFLYYEIYNLTRDAAGRTSFRSELEIAAREPGRNVLLRFLTALGRLVSQRSDEQSTYVAFEDGGTSADDYGYTSIVTEDLEPGTYTLTLTVTDLHSERTDKKTVEFIVVRG